TCAAACGACGGAGAATAATTCTGAAACTACGATTGccaaacttaaaaattaaatgtcaTTATTTGCGGAGTTTTAAGTGCACTTAAATCACTACTTCTataaaatttactttcaaaACATAACTACATTTGCCTATAAATAAATGGTTAACCTATTCTAAGATCcatgtactttttttttactttatccTTTGGCGTTTTTGTTTCTTTGCTTGGTCACAAATCTTATggaatttatatctttttttggtTGCCCATCCGGTTTCGCCCTAACTAATCCAGATCCGACTGCGCACCTGGAATGATGGGTGAGTTTGCGAGCAGGGGTTTTCTACATTCACAAGGCTCGAACCCGAAACCttacttaagcgataccaaACCGCTTACCGCTTGGAATTTATATTTAACAAACATTAATCAATCATTTCGCTTGAACAGCATTTACACAAGAGAGCTGAATATCAATGTCTGTTAGAGGAAGTGTTCTGAGCAATGTTACAACACCACGTTACTTGGGACCAATCAATTACAAACTTTGACACTTGAGGTATATTAGCAACAACAAAATGTCATCTGAATTATTTCTAAGCAAGAAGCCAGCTCCAACCCTGCTAAGGGACATATGAATACCGTTTTTAAACAGTCAGCTAAGCTTCCAATAAAACTATAGAAGTAGCAGCTAGTAAGTATGGTGTATCACAAAAGAAAGCAAACCTCTTAATTAGAATCTTCGACTTCTACTCTCTCCTTTATCCGATACTTGCGGCCTGCTCTCTGTGAACTGTTTTTCTTATCAACCGGTTCATCTTCGTCCATGGCGCTAGCTTCACTCTCTTCTGCATTATCACCTGCAAAGCTAATGGGAGCACCCTTTCTATGCAAAAGCTCCTTATCAGCGTGATCTTCGTTTTGCTTTGTATCAGTGTGACTATCTACCATCTCAGTATCACCAATTTTCCTCCTAGGTATGAAGGTTAATGATTTCGGAAGCTCAGCAGGAGCATCATCTAGCTCTGATTCGGTGCCTTTCGACTTCTTAAGTGTATTGAGGAAATCCATAAAAGCTTGCTGGTTAGATTGGTCATCTACATCAGTAGATGACTCAAAAGTGTACCGCGTGTATCTTGAAGGATTTCGCATATAATCAGGAATCCCAGACGGATAATCCGGAGGTAAAGGATAAACCAAAGACTTATCTTCTGAATCAGTATCCATCCCTCCATTGATGTCTTCATCAGACTCCTTATCTTGATCATCTTTACACTCTGGGTCAAACCTAACGCGTTTTTGCGACTTCGAATTCAACTGATGTTCACTTTTCAACTTAGAATCAGACTCATCGTCCCTTCTCTTCAGAATAGATTTCAAATTACCATCATCATTCGCCTTAACTCGATCACCAACAATATCCGGCAAATGTTGCTCAGAAACCTGCAAAGAATCCATTTTCTTCGCAGCCGCATCGTCTTCTTTAAGCCTAAGTTTGGCAGCCATATGATTCGCTCGTGGATCTCTAGCAACCGTTTTGAGCGAAACGGGAAGCTCATTGTTAGAATCAATCTCAATTCCGTAGTCACTTATTTCTTTTAAGTACAATCGGTCACCAGGTTTGTCATCCCCAACAGCCACTTTATCATATTGGTCTTCCTCTTCCTACATTTTTTGTTCAAGCAAAATTCACAATCAGCTAACTATTTGATTCACCaaccaatttaatttaatttcataacaAATATTATCATTTCAACTAAAGGGTCTAGTCCAAGTGGCTAAGGCTCTCCGGTGCATTTCTAAGGTTTCGGTTTCGAGTCTCAGTATCTAAAATCTGAAAAATCTAACCGTAATTAGCTTCTAcctctaataaaaaaaaagaataaaagaaataCCTCATTATCAAGAGTACAGTCCAAGCCAATAGAGTTCTTAATTTCCCACTCCTCATCATTATAATCATCAGGTTTCGGATTCGCCACCTGGCCGGAAGTGCCACGTGAGCCACCGGATGACTGTTCATCGTCATCGTCGAGATCATCCAGCTCCTCCAGCTCCAACCGAAAGCCGACATCTGTCTTTTCCCGATCGCTGTTTAGAAACCCCTTCTTGACCGGAAATAAATCGGTTTCGGGTTCCGGACCGTTGTTGACTCGGTTCCACTCATTTCGCTCAATTTCGTCGTCTGTTAGGCTCCATAGAGAGCTTAAATTAGAGGACGGCGGCGGCTCCGTCGTCGAGGAAGACGAGGCGAGCGCGCCAAAAGCTTTATCGACTCGGATTCTGAAATTATCTTCCATGGTTACGATTAGGGTAAGAAATTTTGAATTGGTGAGAGTGGATTAGGGTTTTAGGGATTTTTTTTCTGGAGGTATTATTTAAATCCGAAATAGGATAAAGCTACTCCAGTACCCAAACACAAATTGGTTTTAAATCATAAAACGGCGGTGGGCAAATGCATTTCCGGAAAATTTCTCTCTATCAATGTATTGCAACGTCATGACATTTTTTCAttctatatataattaaatagtaataagataaatacattaaattttattaattataaaatgtattttattaatcttttaccaatgaatatgtaaatattttataagtataacttttttttactaTTCATATAATAATCTTAACTTGATAATAATTGACTTCGATGCAACTTCCAATTTTAAAGACCGTATTTACGCAGAACGATTTAAACAATTTGATGTTCaatgcttatatcatttgaaataTAACTTGTTAATTAGTCTCGTTATTTGTTAAGTAAATATTGTGTGAAATTGAGGAAACTCTAATGAGATAGATAGTGATGTCTGTAACgcaaaatgagaaaaaaattgtttttcgcAATATAAATTGTTATATGAGATATCACCGTTTATGGCcgtcttttaattattttttttgaggaatcctttaatttttttatatatcgtTGTTAAATGAATAGTGTAATTGAATGGCAACTATATAGTTAAAAGTTCTTTGTATaaatttttggcaaattggctgaaaaactacccacctttcaattttttttcaataacaccctgacATTGTAAAAagttcaatagcaccctatttcgtatttttacgtttcaatagcaccccaaagtatcaaattaaactcttttTACTTGGATAATATTCAGAAAATATCcttcaaatttatcaaatattttaaatattacttgatgttaaaaattatacaaaaagacCATCTTTTtcctaaaatcaaaaaaaaaattaattattctgaTCCCGTTTTGCCGGAATCACGTCGGACCCGTGTCGGAATCACGTCGGACCCGTGTCGAAATCACGTCGGACCCGTTGTCGGAaatcgtcttccatggaagacgactCTTTTGGATGCTTTATGTGATGATGATATGGTTGAAGAAGCTTTAGACGTTCTCGGCAAGATCTTAAGGAAGGGGCTGAAGGCTCCTAAACGCTGTCACCCCGTCTTGACCTCAATAAATGCAATAGGAGAACAGAGAACTCACTATGCCATTGATTAATAAAGCTCTAGCCAGAGGTGCTATCCCTAGTTTGGGTAGTTATACTGCTATGTCTATTGATCTTTATGCTGAAGGTAAGATTAGTCAAGCTAATAAAGTACTTAATGAGACACAGGATAGAGGCTATAGACCACCACTTTTAGCTTATGAAGCAAAGGTGACAGCATTGTGTAAGGAGGGTAAAGTTCACATTCGAAGTGGAAATGGTGGAAGCAAATTGTGCCCCAACGTTTAGGTAATTAGTGGTGAAGAGGGTATAATTGAATATTGTGTAAGTTAAAGGATTTATTTAGATTTGTCCATacaaaaaaagtataatatagcccctaattttagttgttttaaatacTTTTGTCCTTATAATAatgaaattgtttaaattttttcaatttagggtgctattaaaacgtaaaaatataaaatagggtgctattgaactttttacaaggtcagggtgctattgaaaaaaaattgaaaggttagtAGTTTTTGAGCCTATTTGCCTAAAttttttatggattttttttatcatttcctATTAACTTACCTTAGAATTTATTGCACATTTTTAATTGTATCAATATAAACTTTAACTTttctcaaaaaaagaaaaaaatataaactttaacTCTGTTAAAATAatcagtaatttttttttaaaaaaaattagtctgatgtttttcttttttattggactttttttttattgaattactACATTAATAGAATCAAACAGTactgataattaaaatagtataaaTCAAAGTCAAATGGATAAGGTTAGAGACACAATAATTAAGTAGATCCatctaaaataaatcatacttaATCATAATACTTCAACTTCTTCATTAAAATAACACACATCCAAGACCCAGTCCCAGTTGAAAATCCACATGATCCCTTCACTTACAAGCGATTCAAATCCAAACCCGTTTAAAGAAACTCATAAATTATCAATGCCCACCTACTAATTTCATTACCCatatatcatcatcatcactcaTAGCTCCACTCAGCTACCACTGCAATGAAGATCACTTCTTTATTCtactttttaactattttcttCACCGGAATCTGCTTTACTGACTCCATATACATAGATTACAACACCACGGGTGGCATTGTTCCGGGCAAGATCAATGTTCATTTGGTACCTCACTCTCATGATGATGTTGGCTGGTTAAAAACTGTTGACCAGTACTACTTTGGTGGCAACAATTCACTTCGAGTAAAATTCTTTTCTTTATTAgtgtataattttttgttatgcttttttttttggattaaaaTTTGGTGGGGTTTATGTTATTTTGTTGGTGGTTTTGTTGATCAGGGAGCTTGCGTACAAAATGTATTGGACTCTGTTATATCTTCTTTGTTTGAGGATAAGAATCGCAAGTTCATCTATGTCGAAATGGTTAGTATTCTCTGCGGATTGttattgttgtttttcttgAATTTTAATGCGGTTCTTGAAATTTTATGcttttctttttgttctttAGGCATTCTTTCAGAGATGGTGGAGACAGCAAAGTGATGCAATGAAGGTTAAAGTCAAGGAGCTTGTCGATTCTGGTCAACTCGAATTCATGTTAGTGTTTATTGATTACACTTTGTTGTTTTATATGCTTATGTTGATGTTTATAATTTCTGTAAACATTGTATAATTTCTGATGAATTCATGTCCTCTCTCTGTAAATATATTTCTTTGGAAGAAATGGGGGCATGTGTATGCACGATGAGGCAACTCCGCATTACATTGATTTGATTGATCAAACAACTCTAggtcataaatttatcaaagaTGAGTTTGGTCAGCTTCCTAGGATCGGTTGGCAGATTGACCCTTTTGGACATTCTGCAGTTCAAGCTTATTTGCTCGGTGCTGAGGTATATCTTCTTTGTTAATGTTCTTTGCTTTATGCTTTTCTcaatttttgtttcttattgcATATGAAAATGATTGCTGCCATTAGTTTTATAACTTACTTGGCTACTGATAGTTTGATGTGCATGATAAGTGTCGAGTAAAGAAAGTCTTTTAGCATGCTTCTAGATATAGTGAGATTAGCTCATTAATCCATCCGTTCATTTTCTTTGTTGCAGTTGGGATTTGATTCACTCTTCTTTGCTCGCATTGATTACCAAGATAGAGCTAAGAGATTAAAGGAGAAAAGCCTTGAAGTTATCTGGCAGGGCTCTAAGTCCCTTGGTTCAAGTTCACAGGTCAGCGTGTAACTTACATTTTCTTTTGCCTTTTATGCTATTCAATTTTAGGAGttggattttatttcaatttatggATCTAAAATCTAAACATGCTTCGTGGTGGTAGACAAGACTATCTGTGTGATTTTTTCTAGCATTGTGCTGACTTCTTGCATTGTTAATTTTGTTACAGATATTTACTGGTATTTTTCCTAGGCATTATGATCCCCCTGATGGGttcgtatttgaaatatttgacGTATCTGCTCCTATTCAGGTGCATACACTGGAAAAAATATGATTGGTTTGATGATATCTATGTTTTGTTTAGTGGAGTTATTATTTAAGTGGCCATTTGTTTGTAGGATGATGTTCTCCTATTCGACTACAATGTTCAAGAAAGAGTCGATGACTTTGTAGCTGCTGTGTTAGCTCAGGTAGTGCCTCATTGATTCACTGTTTTGATACCTTCTTTTCTGCTTCCATTGTGCTGGATTTagatttatttatctttattaattatCAAGTGTATTGCATGAGATACTATGCACAATATTGGCTGTGTAAATAGATTTCcatgatttcaaaaaaaaaaaaaagatttccaTTATCATCAAGCCTTGATATTTATTCTGTAAGTAACAAATACGTATATCCTATGCATTTATAAAAGGCAGGTGCTGTAGATGATGCTTATTTTTACCATTCTCAAATGCACAGAATGTTTTCTGTTTTCCATTTTGAAGCTATGATTAATGGCTGCTGCCTTGGGGTAGTTTTCGATCCCTTGTGATCTATTTAGCTCGATACCAAATTATAAGGTcttataacttttaaatattgGAGGTCCCTGATTGAAAAAAAGAAGCAAATTGTGCAATTTTGTGGAAGATAACTGTTCCTCCTTCATGCTTTAGGCTAATGTAACCAAGACAAATCATATAATGTGGCTGATGGGGACAGATTTTCGCTATCAATATGCAAATTCATGGTTCAGGCAAATTGACAAGTTCATCCATTATGTTAATCAGGTAAACTTTTATTCCTTTACCCTTCCCAATGATACAAACATTGaggaataaatttaattaattcacaTCTATTTGGTCTATTTCCTTCTTTTTTAAAGCTCTAGTAAGCCACAACAAAGGAAGATAAAAGCAATTAGAAGTCTCTGATACATGTTTTCATTTTCTGTTTGCTAGGATGGTCGTGTAAATGCTTTTTACTCAACCCCATCCATCTATACTGATGCAAAACACACAGCAAGTGAACAATGGCCTCTTAAAACTGAAGATTTCTTCCCGTGAGTTTGATATTATTATTGCAATTATCCTACCTGTGCACTTTTTTGTAGCCTTACTGAGAGAACAAAAGTAATTACCTTCTGGCTTCCAGGTATGCAGATCATCCAAATGCATATTGGACAGGCTATTTTACAAGTCGGCCAGCCTTTAAAGGCTATGTCAGAATGATCAGTGGTTACTATCTTGTAAGACTTTGTGTATTTTCTTTACATCTTCAGCAAggtttttttagttaatattttaaatggcCTTGCATGCTCTACTTTCTTTGTTC
This window of the Mercurialis annua linkage group LG5, ddMerAnnu1.2, whole genome shotgun sequence genome carries:
- the LOC126683057 gene encoding uncharacterized protein LOC126683057, with the protein product MEDNFRIRVDKAFGALASSSSTTEPPPSSNLSSLWSLTDDEIERNEWNRVNNGPEPETDLFPVKKGFLNSDREKTDVGFRLELEELDDLDDDDEQSSGGSRGTSGQVANPKPDDYNDEEWEIKNSIGLDCTLDNEEEEDQYDKVAVGDDKPGDRLYLKEISDYGIEIDSNNELPVSLKTVARDPRANHMAAKLRLKEDDAAAKKMDSLQVSEQHLPDIVGDRVKANDDGNLKSILKRRDDESDSKLKSEHQLNSKSQKRVRFDPECKDDQDKESDEDINGGMDTDSEDKSLVYPLPPDYPSGIPDYMRNPSRYTRYTFESSTDVDDQSNQQAFMDFLNTLKKSKGTESELDDAPAELPKSLTFIPRRKIGDTEMVDSHTDTKQNEDHADKELLHRKGAPISFAGDNAEESEASAMDEDEPVDKKNSSQRAGRKYRIKERVEVEDSN